Sequence from the Ascaphus truei isolate aAscTru1 chromosome 3, aAscTru1.hap1, whole genome shotgun sequence genome:
AAAACAAAGCAGAGACTATTACACGTGTCCTTTATGAAGCCTTTATAGAATGGGGAATCAATACAAAAGTCTTTGGTGCTACAACAGATTACAGTAAAGACATTATTAAGGCGTGTTCCCTTCTGGATATCCCAGTAGATATGCCTTGTTTAGCACACACATTTAACATGGGAATACAACAAGCTTTTCAACTTCCAAAACTTTGTGGACTACTTTCCAGGTGTAGGAAACTGGTTGAGTATTTTCAGCAATCCTCTGTGGCAATGTACATGCTATGTGAGAAGCAGAAACAGCAAAACTTTTTGCCCTGTATGCTTATAAGTGACCGTGTTTCTTGGTGGGGCAGCACACTTGCCATGCTTCAGCGTCTTAAAGAACAGCAGTTTACAGTCGCAGGTGTTTTGGTGGAAGATAGTAATAACCATCACCTCATGTTGGAAGCCAATGAGTGGAATACAATTGAAGGTCTGGTGGACCTGCTACATCCTTTCAAACAAGTAGCTGAGATGATGTCTGTATCAAAATATCCCATGATCAGCATGGTAAAACCCCTTCTTCATATGCTGCTTAACACATCATTGAACATCAAAGAGACTGACCTAAAAGAAATGAGCATGGCTAAAGAAGTGATAGCAAAAGCGCTATCAACCACCTATCAGCAGACACCAGAAATAGACATGTTTCTTAATGTTGCAACTTTTTTAGATCCAAGGTACAAAAAACTTCCCTTCTTGTCCGCGTTTGAGCGTGCCCAAGTGGAAAACCGGGTGATCGATGAAGCAAAAAGCCTCTTGGACAGAGGGAAGGAGAACTTTCGAACTGATGATAAAGTTTTTGTCCTGTCAGAAGAGCCAGCAATGAAAAAAATGATGATTTCCTCCACCCCTCCTCCTAGTAGTAGCATCAACAACATGTTGGCTGAAATTTTCTGCCAGTCAGGAACATCTGAAGATCAAGAGGAATGGCACGCTCAGGTCGTGGAAGAGTTGAGCAATTTTAAATCGCAAAAGGTTCTCGGCTTAAACGAGGATCCACTCAAGTGGTGGTCTGACCGCTTGGCATTATTTCCAGTTTTACCAAAGGTACTTCAAAAGTACTGGTGCATCACAGCCACCAGAGTCTTCCCTGAACGCCTCTTCAGTTCATCAGCCAATGTTGTAAAAGCTAAAAGAAACAGATTGGCCCCCGGTCATGTGGATGAGCAGATATTTTTGTATGAAAATACGCGCAACTGGTCTGAAGCCGAGcctgaagatgatgatgaaggaGAATGGGGGTTGCAACAAGAACACTTTTTTAATTTAAGTGATGCAGTAAATGTAAGCAGCAGTTTCTTTTCAATACGGGACAGTGGGTTCATGTAAATGAACACTTGTGGTACGTTTTTAATAGTAacataaagaaaaaaaagtatttgttTTACCAGCtaccaaaaaaaattaaatactttTATTTGGATGCTATATTCATTGTAAATATAGATAATTTTAGCCTCTGATGTTTGTATGTGTTTCCCATTGTACCAAGACATGCAAATCCAAATCTCTTAACTAGACACAGTTCCTGaacaaaatattatttattggggccataacaataaaatatatatgtagatgGTGTGCAAGAGCTTTTACAGAAAATACATGATATTGTAATTCTGAAGCTTCaaatccaccaataaaagaagaCTTTTAGGCACTTGTTTTGGATTTGTTCTTTTAAACCATTTAATCACCAGCTGTATTTTGTGTTAATAGGGAATTTTATCTGAATATTAGGGTGTATTTTTTGGCCCATATTTAATAAGTGGTGCTATGAAATGAGACccccttccagtgctggaagacacctgaATGGGCCATAACGAGTCTTCTTGCACAGGATCGTGTCTAATAgcgtagcaccgcttagtaaatattggtATTTATGTCGGCTAACTGTTTTTTGTCAGAGAAGGTTCCTTGTCCTAGAATTTGAGCCTACTTTGTCCCAAAGTTAGAGACTTTTAAGGTATTCTGAGCCCTGGTAATGAAAATACATGTATTTTATCCATTATAGTAATGAAAAGTCCATATACAGTAGGTAAGCAGCATTTACACCACATATACCTCTTTTTATTTGCAGTCTGAGATCCTTTTCTAACTTTCCTGTTAGTTGGCCTTTTTATTAAGACCATGAACTTACTCCTGTGCTTATTGGCAAATTGCCAGATACTTTTTCTCTTGGTGGTCCATGGAGCACAAAGCAtccaatttttattttctattttgtgcCTCAAGCGTCATCTGTTTATCTGATCATATAGAGATGTTGCATTCTGGTTGTTCATTCCATCGTTTAGACATACACAGTCttggcaagctcaaaacccaaacccactacattgtgtgtgtgtgtgtgtgtgtgtgtatgtatgtatgtgtgttttgagTGCTACTGGGTTTGTGACCTAATCTATACAACAAAGCCCCAATCTGAGAAATTATTTTgtacattactatgtattttatctatattctaaatatgggtcatttagatcaatattttaagcctacaatcACATCACGGTAAACCCATTTCATTAGGTCCTACATTACCAATATTATACAGTctttatgtattgtatgtattcagcttctctctatgcagtggaagcaAAACACTGCAGCTACCAGCTTGGGGTGCAGGACATGTATATAGGCGTATAAAGGGTTAACATTTAATAAGCACTGCATGTGCTATGGGTGAGCTACAGTTAAAAACCAGAAGTGTCCTAATAATTATATTGTTCTAGTGGCAagaatctaaaaaaaataaaaaatgaaaggaaatgtgatatatacagtatattcccatGCTTGTCGCAGCAGCAAATACATCTCCACCCCTCCCccgggggtgaagggagagaaaggagatcTTACACAAGATTCATTCATGTGTGTGCCAGGATCTACTGATTAAGCAGAAATGGGATGGGCGAGCTTAAAACAGCATTTATTTTCTTGTGCTCCAGCACTAAATGTAATGTTTAGAAACCCAACTAACGTTGCATAGaaataaaatatttgaaaaataacTTCCTTTTATTGACTCCCGTCAGGATCTCTAAAGAAAAGGGACACGTGCTTAATTTCCAAAGAATCAAAAATTCTGAAATTGAATTGTTTAATAAGTTTCTTTAACTAATGTATTTTGATGATAAGACTGGCAGTCGTCAACATTGCTCACAAAGGAACAGCACTAAGATGACAAAGTGACTATGGTGCAATCGTTGGTCAGACTGATCAAACAAATAATCAAGTAGGTGATATACTTGAAACCACTGTGcccgacgtgtgtgtgtgtgtgtgtgtgtgtgtgtgtgtgtgtgtgtgtatatatattttttttttccacgaGATAGAAATAATTAAGATCATTTATTTAAGGGTGATTAAATCTATCTAATCAATTACACTAATAAGTTgtttaaataataatttaaaaaagtgAACTGCCCTGTTAAACCTAGTTACATTTTGTTTGAGAGCCAATTCCATTGTTCAATTGTTTACAACATGTTTATTTGGTCAGCAGGCAGGGATTCCATCTTTCCAAATCCTCTTCTTTAATCTGTTTTGCTGCCGCCTTCCAGTTATGCTTTGCTTTAGCGTGTCAAATTAATAGGTATGGCTTCCCCTTGCTGGTGAAGCGTTCAGCTCCTTTTTAAatgaatgttattaaaaaaaaaaaatcttcaccaTAGGTAAGCGACTTCACATTTTATATATTTGAATATGGACCTCTGCATCAAAGAATGCTCGCTTCCACATGCAGCCACCCTTACTGTGTCTGGCACCGGAGCAAGCGGCGTGACCGCAACCGTGGCTGCCCCAGCAGGACTATCGctatggcggggggggggggggggggagtccgaTCCAGAAGCATAGAACTCTGCAGGGATGTCGCAGCAGGTACTGTCTAAGGGAAACCACTGCTTTTTGCTTTTGCAGCCGCGACTCCAGAGATGGAGACtcgtgctacatctgtacctcttTCTGGTGTAGACATGACACTGTCTCAATACATTTTGATACACATTAGTGTGGCCTAGTGCGATGATACTGTGAAGTCCCATGCAACCTACCTAACTATTCACCCATAGTGGTCATGTAGATGGCACTGCGTCTAGAAATGAAAACCAAGATTCACAAAGTTattccattttttatatatatactgtatatatatatatacatacacatacacatacacatacacatacacatatgtgGTGAACCGTTTCAAATATATTTGATAAACAATCACCAAGTAAGAACATTCATGGTAATTATACACATCACTCAATATGAAAAATCCATCATTGAAAAAAATAGATCTAATGAACAAAAACTTAAACAGCACATTACTTAACAAATGATTAAAAAGGTAACTATCAAAGTTGACCATCTAAACCGTCTCATTATCGTCTTGGGGCGAAGGGAGAATAAAATATTCAGCATAATTGCAGCAACTTGTGCAAGATAAAATGCTCGGTGTAGGTCTCCAACAATTACCCTTAAATATATATACGGTACTGAAAGCGGTCGATTTCCGTGTATatagagttaaccccttcagtgaagGCCACGGACCCTCTGGCACTTCTGCATCACGTGACCGCTCTTCAGAGCAATCAATGGATGCGACTCTTGTTCTGGACCGCCGGAAGTACGCACATGAGAGCGATAATTGCATTCAGCCCCATAAAAACGAGCAAGGGACTATGACGTACAGGGTATATCATTGGCccttgggtgggggggagggggcggggcacCTTTATGGATGTACACCGCACGTCAgggcactgaaatggttaaagTGCAGAGACCCATCGTCCATGTAAGCCGCCTTTAAGCTCTTCCGCTGCAGTTTTGTGAAGAGTATGACATTAGTAGATTTACTGCCGACAATCTCTTGCTCAAGAGATTTCATTAGCTGACAGTTATTAATGATTTAAAGCTGACCATTTAATGTCTTGTGGGCCTATAAGGCAGCAAATAAATTGTTCACCTTGCTGCAGCCCTTGGAGTGTGCAAGCAGCCTTTTGATGATGAAGTTTGTTGCAAACTACAAAAGTGTGATATTAACACAACCACGTCACTTGCTGCATATTCTTTTTGAACATGCTGGTTAATGTTAGTGAGAACACCTCCCAGGGAGTCTGTTGTGCTCTTAAATATTGCGTAACTGCATCATTATGGAGACCTGCATCACTGCTCTCCTCTGAGGGGGGTGCGCCACCGCCAAATACTGGGCAGCCCCAACCCGCAACAAACCACTAGACCAGTGCGGCAGCGGGCATAGGGGTCAGAGTTTAGCAATGACTCATCTCAATggcgcagttccgtgacatttaAGAAAACAATGGACTTTACATTGGGTAactcttaactctatgcccagtggGTGTTCACAAAAAAAATTCCGCCATCATATTGTTGGCTTCATTTCATTAATAACGAGACTGCCTGCAGTAAATCTATTATAATATATTAGTTGAAATGCCGCAGCTGACTCATTTAAAGGCTGCCCATTTGGCCTGTTCTGCACTTTAACTCTATATAAGGAAATTGCCATTGCATATGTTTAATGGCACTTATTGGAGACACACCTTGTACCATATGCCGTTCATGCTTTTTCACAAATTTCTCCCTCCACCACAAGATTATGCTGTAGTGGGACTATTTTCACTGTCAACGTTTATGTTACTGTTGCCTTTTTGGCAATTGAGTTGTTTTAGTATTGTGCTGATTTGTTTTTGTTATTTCGATTTTATATTGTTGTATTTTTCATATTGGGTGATTTTTTAATTGATTGATTTATTCTTGGTGATttgttatatttattaaatatatttatgtaaaaatcattaataaactttttttttttttaaatatagattCACTTTCCTAAGTGCAGCAGTTAAACACTGGGAGAAGCAGTgggtcagtgagtaaagacactgactggcaccgagtttgaagcaggggaaccagcTGTAATcgtgggcaagttactttatccccctgtgcctcaggcatcaaaaacagatTATAAACTCCACGGGTCaggcaaaaatgtctctgtaaagcactacgtaaaactagcagcgctatacaagaacatgctattattattatccgTTTATTCTgcgaatatatgtatgtatatatttattaaacagaTAGGGGGTTctcgtggtaatccggtggtcagtTGCCTGGGTGCATCGATGAAGGCTGAAATACATAAATAAAGGAAATAGTTTGTACGCTCACCGGAATTGTGGAAAGGTTTGCAGGTGTTTATTAAAGTGGACCGAAAAGACTAATTCGGAATAAACACCTGGTAGCTGGTCCACAAGTCCGTTGAGTGCACAACCTCTTCCTTTATTGAGATGTATATTATTCCTGCGTGAATgggctttctttaaaaaaaaaaaatgagggtgATATTTGGTATTCGGTTGGGACTGAGCatcacttttttcttttcttcataaTAACTACTTTTCACCTCCTGCTTTCATGACTTGGAATCAATTAAAATGTCTTATCACCGCATGTGAAAGATTTCAAAACCTGTAAATGCGTAACAAATTACATTTCATATCTCTTCGATCTTAATTCCTTCAAACATTTAATTTCCCTTAGCGACACAAATTAGACCAGTACAATGAAATTACTCGGCAACAAGTTAATGTAAGTATTCCACCAGATATGTGCCAGTGCTAATGGAGTATTCATTCTTGTAATGAAACAAAATCATCAAACAAATAAACAATTGTTTGAATTGCTTCAGTGCTTGagagaagccccccccccccccccccattggttTTAAGTAAAAGCATTGCTGCATTTCCACGAAAAAGTTTTTTGTGTAATGTTATTTACCTACGGGACACACACAGCCAATTTTATGTCTCTCTGGCAGAGCAGGGATTAAGATTTTTGTAGGttttaactgtgtgtgtgtgtgtgtatgtgtgtacctgtATTTAATATGCTGCTTCTCCATGCAAATGGAACAACAATCTATTCCAGCACAGGGGAGAGCTTCAAGCTTCGTAGCCTATTGAGTAAGGgccttgggaggggggggggggattcactAACCTCTGATACAGGGTATTGTGTTAAAGTCAATGGAAGTTAACACCGGTTCAGTGTGATAACCAGTATCTGAGGTTAGTGTATCCTGGGGTAGTTCTCAAAACGTAATCATAGTCTACAAACCTGGCCGATGTTATTACCTCCGTTAACGCAAAATACCCCATAATATACTACATTAAATAACGCGTTCTTTCTCAACCATTGTTTTTGACAGCTCTACTGGTAAATAACACACCAGCGTTAACGGGAGTGGTAACGTCTCCTACATCTGTAAATAATTTTCTTTCTGTTTAGAAACTATTTGTGAGCGCACATTTTATTGAGGCCTGAACCTTGCAGTGGCTGAGAAGGTGCAGTGGCCAAagaggaattaaaaaaaataattcactGTGACACTTTTGAATAGCATATATTTGTTAGAAACACAACATAATTATTCATCAATGGCTCTCTGATTTCAAaaacatcacttgtgagcacattcatgtctcggACATGTCCTATCTctttgcatacagtgcttccactgcagcaagggattctgggaaatgacatgcaaatgagcacagtgttgTCTTTTGCTTCAAGTCCATTTTGACATGGGCCCCTTTAAGCTTATGCCTACTGTATTACACAGCGCCTTTAAGAGACACCAATAACATTTCTAATCTGAGTGAAAATATAAAACCATTTTTTACtggataaataaaaatgtgatcgATTTTTCTATGGGGTTGTTTTCCCAGGGTCCTGTCACTTTGTGGGAACTTAATTGTGATAGCCATTGTAAATAATAACCACTATTTACTTAAATGTAGTGACTGTTGACAATGGCTGTGGCACTTTAACGGCTCCAGTGTTGGCGGGACCATTATTGGATTGCATTGTAATGCATTTGTTACTCATCACTGAAGAGATCAATGCAGTGAGCTCTTTGAAACGTCAGTTTCTCTGGCCCCTGCAATGCATTTCAAGCACTTTTtacgttacatttttttttgatcAAAAAACTTTTACCGGGTATCTAATACTCGAGGTATGAATTATGTGCACTCTTTTGCTACTGCTATTATTTCACTGTATTACATTTTGATGCCCTTTTCTCATaccatgctaaaaaaaaaaaaaaaaagcaaatgttTTTTCCATAAAGTAGGGTTATTTTTCTGCAATTCATTCATGCTGCCAAAATAATCTATCCTAATTCTGACTAATGTATAAAACCAAGTCTAAGATATATTTTCATGTTGGGCCTAAACTTTATTGCTTTGATCCATGTCAATGCTATAAATTTGTGCTGGAATAAAATGAGATGTCAACAGGAAGATTGTTCTTGAGACCAGAATAAAGAATATTCTCTTCGTTCATACTTCTTTAAAGCTAGGTAACCGCTTTGTATTGTACTGTGCCAGGTAGTTTGCGTTAACTGTAGTTCAGTCTCTTTCTTGTCCTTGTAATCATCATGGAGGTTTGTAGTGAATCATTCTCTCTCTTCATATACTCGGAACATCCAATATGAAGAACCTTTTGCATTTCTTTCCTTTATCAAGGATCGAAAACTGAGTATGAACTTCTGTCCATATTCAATATGCTACGAAGCAACCTGATCCTCGCTTGGGAGAAATATGAACTGCGTTTGTTTAAATGGGGCTGAAATACTCTTAGGAAAGGGAGAGGACATCTTCACAGCATTATTGAATAAGGAACACAAAAAGGGTCTGTATTACTCAACTGTGTTGTTATCTCAAGATGTATAAATTGCCTGATTGATTGACAGGATATTATAAGGGTGCTACCTAGTCAAACAAAATAATTCCAATACTAGAAGGGAGGTCTGTGCAAGGAAGCGCAATACAGCCAGAAGAGTTGCGTTGTACCATAGGTGCACAcctaattttttttataacataacAAAGTTATGTTAAAATGGAATATTGAATAATGCCTTTGAGACAGTAGGCTCTGTTTCTGTTAAAAACAAATTAGAAAGTTTAATTTTTGTGTAACCTGGTCTCCCCAGCcggtcagcacccccctcacctagctgccgatcgcgggggccgccgcgtccaatggcggctccgaccggcgattgcaggggtgagggcagtcaggtcccggctcgggggttgccggggacgcgtgcgtcATTGGGATCCCGGcactctcggagccgggcggagagtgcgccgccattagAGAAGGACTCGCGCATGCGAagtgatcgcgcatgtgcagaagataGCCCAGAGTCAGTTAGAGTCGCGCGAGTGCCAGAGCAGAGTAGGGAAACATTGAGGCGGCCCCTaaaggcttgcgcatgcgcaggggaagtgcgcacgcggccccaatgcccagataggctctatgggactacaactcccatggagcatagcgagggaggcatcaggtgcctcataggagccaatagggctgcaggattgcaCTGGAGGAAAGGAtatatttcgcgggcttggacGACGCtggcagtcagagtcaggagcagcccagggaaggaggtagggtgcaggagtcagggactccctgcactaggccagcggccctaaggtccaagttagccctgattcctcacaaggttagtgagtgttgccagggatagcctcagtttagggaccctgtcacttgctgtagttagagctgggaaatagaaagggacaagtgggctgagtgttagtctgcagagcgttgctgcagGAATTAGGTGAGGCAAGCGACGTGagacaactggggggttcatagcggtaaccagtccggggagccatagcccggGGTCCGTGTTGCAAgtggcgtgaggcaactgggtgggggggggttcatagcggtaaccagtccggggagccatagcccaggtccgcgttgcgcgtagtatgaggcaactggggggttcatagcggtaaccaatccggggagccatggcccagggcccatgttacgagtagggtgggtgcagggacctacctgcataggataggcacccccgcaggccctaggagttttccttaagccacttaaggttgctgtgctatagggacggcctatagtacagtgtgtgtcatgttgttatagtgttaggtagggactcagcggacgctgcggttccagaGAAGGAgttcgggctcaagtcggggccaCAGAGAATAACTCAAGGGTGGGATCACACGgattcatcgcacgtctgacccttttcgaagtgttgctgatccgagcaccggagtgctcggcaggtactatacagtcataagtgcaccaacgggcccttagtgtaattgtgactgcgcagtcagccattgcttctctctgcaagagtgcgtgACATTTGGTGGGACTCtatggacattgggtgggatcacctggtgttgagaaagcgtcctgcgcgacgcagtggtaagtgtctcctctagagagggacaccggttatgttggcattgtcatgatatgtgtttatcttatgttcctaagtaaatagtattagttattatacctcaccgtgtatgtgattattgtgattgtcctgcgaggaaccactccctctctggtgggagccatcgcaggtggaggcgctgcaccgatgtaagtgagtacccctagtataattgccccaggttccccatggcggaagctcagccctcctgcgagccaacaggtaatgcaccacacctatggtaacaccgtatgttttccttgcaccccacactatatctgcgattgggggggggggggggaatacctgttacatttgTGTTCGTCGTTGACCTAATTTTTAAATCCTATGCTAAACAAACGAGTTATACACCGCTCTCAATTATCTTaccattttttctttttgaccCATACTTATAAGAAGTAAAAAAATCATATAGAAATTAatgaaataatttgtcatattggatgtgtatTGGGGCTTCTTGGTTTACTATTATACTAGTTCCATTATATGAAGTCATACCGGGGTACGAACACTGCAGTTCAAATTCTCTAATTTGTAAATAATTGCTAAATCCTCCAGCATCATAAACTAAGCAAAAATATATGCAACTAGATATTTACATGCTTCATAAAATACGGTTATTGTTCATTATCACTAT
This genomic interval carries:
- the ZBED1 gene encoding E3 SUMO-protein ligase ZBED1, producing the protein MENKSADVLQTDLKLVAHPRAKSKVWKYFGFDTNAEGCILQWKKIYCRICMAQIAYSGNTSNLSYHLEKNHPDEFCEFVKSNTEQMREAFATAFSKLKPESSQQGYVQDNLIMKNSHNFESKKHLELTSAVIGLICEGMFPASILDEPTFKLLLKTADPRYEFPSRKYICTKVLPEKHNAVRDIILKELIDILWCGISTDMWRSENQNRSYVTLSVHFLNSGASHCLSVNSRCLKTFEVPQENKAETITRVLYEAFIEWGINTKVFGATTDYSKDIIKACSLLDIPVDMPCLAHTFNMGIQQAFQLPKLCGLLSRCRKLVEYFQQSSVAMYMLCEKQKQQNFLPCMLISDRVSWWGSTLAMLQRLKEQQFTVAGVLVEDSNNHHLMLEANEWNTIEGLVDLLHPFKQVAEMMSVSKYPMISMVKPLLHMLLNTSLNIKETDLKEMSMAKEVIAKALSTTYQQTPEIDMFLNVATFLDPRYKKLPFLSAFERAQVENRVIDEAKSLLDRGKENFRTDDKVFVLSEEPAMKKMMISSTPPPSSSINNMLAEIFCQSGTSEDQEEWHAQVVEELSNFKSQKVLGLNEDPLKWWSDRLALFPVLPKVLQKYWCITATRVFPERLFSSSANVVKAKRNRLAPGHVDEQIFLYENTRNWSEAEPEDDDEGEWGLQQEHFFNLSDAVNVSSSFFSIRDSGFM